From the Quercus lobata isolate SW786 chromosome 6, ValleyOak3.0 Primary Assembly, whole genome shotgun sequence genome, one window contains:
- the LOC115950559 gene encoding zinc finger BED domain-containing protein RICESLEEPER 2-like: MHMRCCAHIVNLIVMKGLKSLHESIVKVRNAVRYVRSSPSRYDKFKACVEKVKIASKGCVCLDVPTRWNSTYMMLENAEKFQRAFERLRVNDAQYIRYFLDDGSGKKILGPPDFKDWDNVKVFVKFLKLFYEVTLRFSGSLYVTSNVFFHELCVMKIELTNLCESDDPLLSMMAREMHEKFEKYWGDIERLNLMMFVAVVLDPRYKLRFVNFWFAKWNSGAVADDMTKKVKKTLVRMYEHYCNCDGYSNGQGQDGSSSSNVEPRPIQDPHTLVKSIYKKHLAMDSLESKSEVERYLADCVEEDSPNFCILNWWKVNSSKYRLLSKVARDVLAIPLSTVAFEFAFSTGGRVLDTFRSSLLPNTVEMLICAQNWLRATDVIDLQEAMEEVKSYESLESEFASQSTITVEEED; the protein is encoded by the exons ATGCACATGAGATGTTGTGCACACATTGTGAATCTTATTGTGATGAAAGGTTTGAAAAGCCTTCATGAGTCAATTGTTAAAGTCCGTAATGCAGTAAGGTATGTGAGGTCCTCTCCATCTAGGTATGATAAGTTTAAAGCATGTGTGGAAAAAGTGAAGATTGCTAGCAAGGGTTGTGTATGTCTTGATGTTCCAACTAGATGGAACTCGACCTACATGATGCTAGAGAATGCAGAAAAATTTCAAAGGGCATTTGAAAGATTACGTGTTAATGATGCACAATATATTCGTTACTTTTTGGATGATGGaagtgggaaaaaaatattaggacCACCTGATTTTAAGGATTGGGATAATGTGAAggtatttgtgaaatttttgaagTTGTTTTATGAAGTTACATTACGATTTTCTGGTTCTCTATATGTCACATCTAATGTATTTTTTCATGAACTTTGTGTGATGAAGATTGAATTGACAAACTTGTGTGAAAGTGATGATCCTCTTTTGAGTATGATGGCAagggaaatgcatgaaaaatttgaaaagtattGGGGGGACATTGAGAGGCTTAATTTGATGATGTTTGTTGCTGTTGTACTAGACCCAAGGTACAAGTtgaggtttgtaaatttttggtTTGCCAAATGGAATTCAGGGGCAGTGGCAGATGACATGACAAAAAAGGTGAAAAAGACTCTTGTTCGTATGTATGAGCACTATTGTAATTGTGATGGGTATTCAAATGGGCAAGGTCAAGATGGCTCTTCTTCAAGCAATGTTGAGCCTAGACCTATACAAGATCCTCACACATTGGTGAAATCTATTTATAAGAAGCATTTGGCAATGGATAGTTTGGAAAGTAAGTCAGAGGTGGAAAGATATTTGGCTGATTGTGTGGAAGAggattctccaaatttttgtattttgaattgGTGGAAGGTGAATTCCTCAAAATATCGGCTTCTCTCAAAAGTAGCTCGTGATGTGTTAGCCATTCCTCTCTCCACAGTTGCGTTTGAGTTCGCATTTAGTACTGGGGGTCGTGTGTTGGATACATTTCGAAGCTCTTTATTGCCTAACACAGTTGAAATGTTGATTTGTGCTCAGAATTGGTTAAGAGCTACTGATGTAATTGATCTTCAAGAAGCAATGGAAGAAGTTAAATCCTATGAGAGTCTTGAATCAG AGTTTGCATCTCAAAGCACCATAACAGTGGAAGAGGAAGATTAG